Genomic DNA from Pelosinus sp. UFO1:
TATTTTTGACATAGTTCATATATTTTTCTCAGTTCTTCTTCCTTCCACACACGTCCAACCGGATTATGAGGACTGCACAGTAACAGTAACTTATTTTTAGAGTTGGAAAGTTTTTCTTCTAAATCTTCAAAATCAATTTCATAACGACCATCTTTTAAAAGAAGAGGATTTAAAACAATTTCCCGATCATTATCTTTGATCGAGGCAAAAAATGGTGGATATACAGGAGGTTGAATGATAATACCATCACCAGGCTCTGATAGGGCAAGAATTGAAAGAGCAATGGACGGAACAACCCCAGGAGCAAGCAAAATCCAGTCCTTTTCAATTTGCCATCCATGGCGGCTCTTAACCCATTCGATAATAGACTGATAGAGTGATGATTCTTGCGTATTATACCCATATATGGGGTGACTAGCACGCTCATTTATTTTCCTAATCACTGCTTCAGGTGACGGGAAATCCATATCAGCAACCCATAGAGGCAATACGTCTTCACTGCCAAACACTTTTTCCAAGGAATCCCATTTAGAACAACCTGTAGCATGACGAGGTATTATTTGATCAAAGTTAAATGTTGTATTTTCTTTTGTCATTGTACGATATCCTCACTTATTTTTATAGTAAATAACCCAAATCAGACGAAATTCTGTTACGTCATTTAGTCTTTCTTCTGCCGTAGGCGATTGTAATAAGAATGTGCTGTATACAATGCTGCCACGGGATTGTGTCCTGTAACTCGATCTTTGGTAACCAGAGTGGTAACTAGTGCATCTGAGTATTTTGTAAACAAGGAATCATGTCCAACGCATAATCCAACCACTACGTTCAAGTCTGTTTTCTGGTAATTCAGGATGCGAGCTTGTAAGATAGGGTTACACATAGATTCATGAGTACCTGGTCTAATTTTATGTTCTTCTAGTATTCCAATTTCCGCCTTATCTACCGAACCCACTTTGCAAATAGCGCTATAAGAATCCAAACCTTTAGCCTTTAGAATTTCCGCAAAAATCTTGGCTTCTTCAATCAATCCAGCACAAGTAGCAATACCAATTTTTTTCGCATTAATACGATTAGCAAATTCAATAATTTCCTCGACTCTAGTTAGTTTTCCATAAAATAAGCCTTCTACTTGAGCTGATGCTCTAGCTACGACAGCGTCCTGTTCATCCCCTTGCAAATGAAACTTAATCTCTTCAATATCATCGGCAATAAGATGTCCTTCATTATCTTTCGTAGTTAAACAAAACCCTGGAAATTGTTTGCTTCTGCTTTTACAATTATAAATGCTACAATCTGTACAACTTAAGTGACTTAATTCTTTCTCTTTACTCATTATAATGCCTCCAATTAATTACTGTTATTATCAAAAAAAAAGCCGAAAATGTATAAAACATCTTCAGCCTTCAGTTTATCTGATCAACCAAAATAATGGACTTTATTATATTGTAGATATATATAACATTCTAAATATGCAAATGAGGCTGATTCAGGAAAATTTCATTTTTAATTTACC
This window encodes:
- a CDS encoding DUF1847 domain-containing protein, whose amino-acid sequence is MSKEKELSHLSCTDCSIYNCKSRSKQFPGFCLTTKDNEGHLIADDIEEIKFHLQGDEQDAVVARASAQVEGLFYGKLTRVEEIIEFANRINAKKIGIATCAGLIEEAKIFAEILKAKGLDSYSAICKVGSVDKAEIGILEEHKIRPGTHESMCNPILQARILNYQKTDLNVVVGLCVGHDSLFTKYSDALVTTLVTKDRVTGHNPVAALYTAHSYYNRLRQKKD